Proteins from a single region of Bdellovibrio svalbardensis:
- a CDS encoding DUF58 domain-containing protein: MLEINTRKLVNNLFAGEYHTAFKGQGMTFADFREYVAGDDIRSISWPLTARTGKPYIKTYEEERELTLILAIDVSGSSDFGTGPYFKGEVMTHMAALLAFSAVKNNDQIGLLLFSDQVEHFVPPKKGRGHVRRLLRDLFYYKPKSHRTKLAAGLSFMQGALKKRATIFVFSDFIDQGFEQSLRLLGRKHDVVACVVNDAAEYSLPSMGVIEVQDAETGELLTVDTSSPTFRREYEDAVMKRKEQRDRLLRLSQVERVEVRSSEDYVNPLVAFFKKRK, from the coding sequence ATGCTTGAGATTAACACAAGGAAACTTGTGAATAATCTCTTCGCGGGCGAGTACCATACGGCCTTCAAAGGTCAGGGTATGACTTTCGCTGATTTCAGGGAGTACGTCGCGGGCGATGACATTCGCTCTATTTCTTGGCCGCTGACGGCGCGCACAGGAAAACCCTATATCAAAACTTATGAAGAAGAGCGTGAACTGACTTTGATTTTAGCAATTGACGTGAGTGGCTCCAGTGATTTCGGAACGGGTCCTTATTTTAAGGGCGAGGTGATGACTCATATGGCAGCTTTACTGGCGTTCTCTGCGGTAAAGAACAACGACCAAATTGGTTTGCTTTTGTTCAGCGATCAAGTCGAGCACTTCGTGCCACCGAAAAAGGGCCGAGGTCATGTGCGCCGTCTTCTGCGTGATTTATTCTATTACAAACCGAAGAGTCACCGCACGAAACTTGCCGCTGGTTTAAGTTTCATGCAAGGGGCCTTGAAAAAACGCGCGACAATTTTTGTATTCAGCGATTTTATAGATCAAGGTTTTGAACAAAGCCTGCGTCTGTTGGGAAGAAAGCATGATGTGGTCGCCTGTGTCGTAAACGATGCGGCGGAGTACTCTTTGCCAAGTATGGGTGTGATTGAAGTGCAAGACGCTGAAACCGGTGAATTGCTGACGGTCGATACCTCATCGCCGACGTTCCGTCGTGAATATGAAGATGCTGTTATGAAGCGCAAAGAACAACGTGATCGATTGTTGCGATTGTCGCAAGTCGAGCGTGTTGAAGTGAGATCCAGTGAGGATTACGTCAATCCTCTTGTGGCTTTCTTTAAGAAGAGAAAATAA
- a CDS encoding trypsin-like peptidase domain-containing protein yields the protein MKQFFTLALPVLSTLAMALPVQAQNLPKDPPKLNLSAPLPANLFVELAKAINPAVVNISTSALPRNNPRMRDPMMDMLEQLYGIRMQPQQQSNKPQQIGLGTGFIIREDGLIVTNNHVIQGADQIQVQLSEGSKDVYDAVLIGSDARTDIALIKITPKGKVPYAVLGSSKDLEVGEWVAAFGNPFGHGHSMTKGLISSKGRDITEINKIPLLQTDASINPGNSGGPLVNTKGQVIGVNSAIDARAQGIGFAIPIDDVKALIPQLESKGRIARGYIGTALGDIDAEAAEYLGLGDTRGAVITQLDPRGPAAKAGVKMYDIVTEFNGRKITNSLELQDAVADATIGKSVKASLLRNRKPVTVSMLITERPEDAPKKASPKKAYQGQKAPFNLGFTVLDPNDQLRAEMGLPDDMRQPVVIDTVMNSAASKAGLQAGDVILDVNKNSVETSKDVLKSLKKGSNTLRIARNARIQIINIETN from the coding sequence ATGAAGCAGTTCTTTACTCTCGCTTTACCCGTTCTTTCAACTTTAGCTATGGCTTTGCCTGTGCAGGCTCAGAACCTGCCAAAAGATCCACCGAAGCTCAACCTCAGCGCTCCCCTGCCGGCGAATCTTTTTGTTGAGTTGGCGAAGGCCATCAATCCTGCCGTCGTCAATATTTCAACGTCTGCACTTCCTCGCAACAATCCACGCATGCGCGATCCGATGATGGATATGTTGGAACAACTTTATGGCATCCGCATGCAGCCCCAACAACAAAGCAACAAGCCTCAACAAATTGGTTTGGGTACAGGCTTTATCATCCGCGAAGATGGTTTGATCGTCACAAATAATCACGTGATCCAGGGAGCTGATCAAATCCAAGTTCAATTGAGCGAAGGATCAAAAGATGTTTACGATGCGGTCCTGATCGGTAGCGACGCGCGCACGGACATCGCCTTGATCAAAATCACTCCGAAAGGCAAAGTGCCCTATGCTGTTCTAGGCTCTTCAAAAGACCTTGAAGTCGGCGAATGGGTGGCGGCGTTCGGTAATCCTTTTGGTCACGGTCACTCGATGACAAAAGGATTGATCTCTTCAAAAGGCCGCGACATCACTGAAATCAATAAAATTCCTCTTTTGCAAACTGATGCCAGCATCAATCCTGGAAACTCCGGCGGTCCACTTGTAAATACCAAGGGGCAAGTGATCGGCGTGAACTCCGCAATTGATGCTCGCGCACAGGGAATCGGTTTTGCGATTCCAATTGACGACGTGAAAGCTTTGATTCCACAGCTTGAATCCAAAGGTCGCATCGCACGCGGCTACATTGGTACGGCTTTGGGTGATATCGACGCCGAAGCGGCAGAGTACTTGGGTTTGGGCGACACTCGTGGCGCCGTGATCACTCAACTGGATCCTCGCGGACCGGCAGCAAAAGCCGGTGTTAAAATGTACGACATCGTCACTGAATTTAACGGTCGCAAAATCACGAACTCATTGGAACTTCAGGATGCTGTTGCTGACGCGACTATTGGTAAATCAGTAAAAGCCAGCTTGCTTCGCAATCGCAAACCCGTCACGGTCAGTATGTTGATCACGGAACGCCCTGAGGACGCTCCTAAAAAAGCTTCACCAAAGAAAGCTTATCAAGGCCAAAAAGCTCCATTCAACTTGGGCTTCACAGTTCTTGATCCGAATGACCAATTGCGCGCGGAGATGGGCCTTCCTGACGATATGAGACAACCGGTAGTAATTGATACAGTAATGAACTCCGCCGCTTCAAAAGCCGGATTGCAAGCTGGTGATGTGATCTTGGATGTGAACAAGAACTCTGTTGAAACTTCAAAGGATGTTTTGAAAAGTCTTAAGAAGGGTTCGAACACATTAAGAATTGCGCGCAACGCCCGCATTCAAATCATCAATATCGAAACCAACTAA
- a CDS encoding tetratricopeptide repeat protein, with the protein MTRLVALLFIVGLAGCGDKNPHLKTLELNRAGNKAMKANTFQIAGDKYIEALGMNPFLPELHLNLGLSFEMLQQAEKAQQSYKEAERLAKQSGNLPVLFMARFNQAQLLGKAKKVDEAIALYQSALEIVPSSKETKTNIELLTQSQQGKGGSDQQNKDQNQQNKGQQQQNKDNKDGKDNKDKKDQDKEGDDKDKNKQDKKYESSAKYKPRPFNGKDLSEGDVKKILGEIKQQEAKIRAEFNRKEVKEQPRDKDW; encoded by the coding sequence ATGACCCGTTTAGTAGCTCTTCTTTTTATTGTTGGTTTAGCGGGATGTGGGGATAAGAATCCTCATTTGAAAACTCTTGAGCTGAATCGGGCTGGTAACAAGGCGATGAAGGCCAACACTTTCCAGATTGCCGGAGATAAGTATATTGAGGCTTTGGGTATGAATCCGTTCTTGCCTGAACTTCATCTGAATTTAGGTCTGTCGTTTGAAATGCTTCAGCAGGCTGAGAAAGCCCAACAGTCTTATAAGGAAGCAGAACGTCTTGCGAAACAATCAGGCAATTTGCCTGTGCTGTTTATGGCTCGTTTCAATCAGGCGCAGCTTTTGGGTAAAGCCAAAAAAGTGGATGAGGCCATAGCGCTTTATCAGTCAGCTCTTGAGATCGTTCCATCTTCTAAAGAAACAAAAACGAATATCGAGTTGTTGACCCAATCTCAGCAGGGCAAAGGTGGCTCTGATCAGCAAAATAAAGATCAGAATCAACAAAATAAAGGCCAACAACAGCAGAACAAAGATAATAAAGACGGCAAAGACAATAAAGATAAGAAGGATCAGGATAAAGAGGGCGACGACAAAGATAAGAACAAGCAGGATAAAAAATATGAAAGTTCTGCGAAGTACAAGCCTCGACCGTTTAACGGCAAAGACTTATCTGAAGGCGACGTCAAAAAGATCCTAGGAGAGATTAAACAGCAGGAAGCAAAAATCCGTGCTGAATTTAATCGCAAAGAAGTGAAGGAGCAGCCTCGTGATAAAGATTGGTAG
- a CDS encoding AAA family ATPase, protein MALNAAIKQESQFIGKMMAEINKVIVGQTEMVEGIMMGLLTGGHILLEGVPGLAKTLTISTVCQSISLDFQRIQFTPDLLPTDLIGTMIFNPKSGEFAPRKGPIFTNIVLADEINRAPAKVQSALLEAMAEKQVTIGDVSYKLANPFLVLATQNPLEQEGTYPLPEAQMDRFMFKINVVYPHKGEELEILNRMGSNDKPVVNPVISKDDLLRAVQRVDQIYVDNKIKNYIVELVMATRKPAEYGLSRIANLINVGGSPRATICLYRAAKAHAFLQGRGYVTAEDVKAIAYHVMRHRLILTYEAEAENIKSDDVIKEILSQIEVP, encoded by the coding sequence ATGGCTTTGAATGCAGCCATCAAACAGGAGAGCCAATTCATCGGAAAGATGATGGCCGAAATCAACAAGGTCATCGTAGGCCAAACCGAAATGGTTGAAGGCATCATGATGGGGCTTCTCACGGGCGGTCATATCTTGCTTGAAGGTGTGCCGGGACTTGCGAAGACGTTGACGATCTCCACTGTGTGCCAGTCTATTTCTTTAGACTTCCAACGTATTCAATTTACGCCGGATCTTTTGCCAACGGACTTGATCGGGACAATGATTTTCAATCCGAAATCAGGGGAGTTCGCTCCTCGTAAAGGTCCTATCTTTACGAATATCGTCTTGGCCGACGAGATCAATCGTGCTCCGGCAAAAGTGCAATCAGCTTTGCTTGAGGCGATGGCGGAAAAACAAGTCACGATCGGTGATGTCTCCTACAAACTCGCAAATCCATTCTTGGTATTGGCGACGCAAAATCCATTGGAGCAAGAGGGAACATATCCACTTCCTGAAGCCCAGATGGACCGCTTCATGTTCAAGATCAATGTTGTTTATCCTCACAAAGGCGAAGAGCTTGAGATCTTGAATCGCATGGGCTCGAACGACAAGCCTGTCGTGAATCCGGTGATTTCAAAAGATGATCTTCTGCGTGCGGTTCAGCGTGTGGATCAGATTTACGTCGATAATAAAATCAAAAACTATATCGTTGAATTGGTCATGGCGACTCGTAAGCCGGCAGAGTATGGCTTAAGCCGTATTGCCAACTTGATCAATGTGGGCGGTTCACCGCGTGCGACGATCTGTTTGTACCGTGCAGCTAAAGCTCACGCTTTCTTGCAGGGACGTGGTTACGTGACCGCGGAAGATGTGAAGGCGATTGCTTATCACGTGATGAGACATCGTTTGATTCTGACTTATGAAGCGGAAGCGGAAAATATCAAATCTGACGACGTGATCAAAGAGATCTTGAGCCAAATCGAGGTTCCATAG
- a CDS encoding vWA domain-containing protein yields the protein MTFHSAISFWLIVPLVILLVWTLWRKKKKTPTLQFGSVEVLKTVTPSVRTRLMHLPLLLKALAIVFAIIALARPQEMNTKIKKNVEGIDIVICLDISDSMLIEDMKPLNRLEAAKETIKKFIEGRSSDRIGLVIFAGESFTVVPPTLDYQLILQRVGEITTAQQARIKDGTALGVALANAAGRLKDSQAKSRVVIFMTDGENNSGTIDPETGLDIAKGYGVKIYSIGIGKDGPTRIPIYTRDIFGQKVKTYQPFDSTVNEDLLGRMAKDTGGKYYRASKEDSLRGIFKDIDSLEKTKIDINKFTNYTEKFPPYLVIAIILYLAALVLGRSWLRRVP from the coding sequence ATGACTTTCCACTCTGCGATTTCATTTTGGTTGATTGTTCCGCTGGTGATTTTACTGGTTTGGACTTTGTGGCGAAAAAAGAAGAAAACGCCGACCTTGCAATTCGGCTCCGTCGAGGTTTTGAAAACCGTGACGCCGAGTGTGCGCACGCGCCTCATGCATTTGCCTCTATTGCTAAAGGCACTGGCTATTGTTTTTGCGATCATTGCTTTGGCCCGTCCGCAAGAGATGAACACTAAAATCAAGAAGAACGTGGAAGGGATCGATATCGTCATCTGTTTGGATATATCCGACAGTATGTTGATTGAGGATATGAAGCCTTTGAATCGTTTGGAAGCAGCCAAAGAAACGATTAAGAAATTCATCGAAGGCCGAAGCTCAGACAGGATTGGCTTGGTTATCTTCGCCGGGGAGTCCTTCACTGTCGTGCCTCCGACATTGGACTATCAATTGATTTTACAACGTGTCGGAGAAATCACGACCGCTCAACAAGCACGCATCAAAGACGGAACGGCCTTGGGAGTAGCTTTGGCCAATGCCGCGGGCCGTTTAAAAGATTCTCAGGCAAAAAGCCGCGTCGTGATCTTTATGACCGACGGGGAAAATAACAGCGGTACCATCGATCCCGAGACGGGTTTGGATATTGCTAAAGGTTACGGTGTAAAAATCTATTCAATTGGTATTGGTAAGGATGGTCCAACACGCATTCCAATATACACGCGTGATATCTTCGGCCAAAAAGTAAAAACCTATCAGCCATTTGACAGCACGGTGAATGAAGATCTTTTGGGACGCATGGCGAAGGACACTGGCGGCAAATACTACCGCGCTTCGAAGGAAGATTCTTTGCGTGGCATTTTTAAAGATATCGACTCCTTGGAGAAAACCAAAATCGACATTAACAAGTTTACGAACTACACAGAGAAATTTCCTCCTTATTTAGTGATCGCGATCATTCTGTATTTGGCGGCTCTTGTACTGGGGCGTTCATGGTTAAGGAGGGTGCCATAA
- a CDS encoding vWA domain-containing protein gives MFRFENLSAFNYLWVIPLILVLGYIFDRRSRKRLETAIGSRLYPFLSSSVSKRKRGLKTFLQVATVFFFVLALARPQMGQSKQEVKSEGVELIFAVDVSDSMMAEDVKPSRLAQAKAELSRLVDMMPGNKIGILAFAGSAALLSPITNDPGAIKMYLDSLDTNSVSTQGTNFQAALDTAKEAFERGGVSTDDTLKVTRVILIASDGEDHEPGALEAAKKLASEGVRIFTVAYGTEKGGAIPERDGMGFLKGYKKDRGGETVITTVKGDALRALAEAGKGSFYFATFGGEQTKHLVEDVNKLEKTQFDTTMAVAYEERFQFFLLLGIILALIELVMGERRSSFKFWKGRYEVPNA, from the coding sequence ATGTTTAGATTTGAAAACCTCTCTGCCTTTAACTATTTGTGGGTGATTCCACTAATTCTGGTTCTGGGATATATTTTTGACCGCAGATCTCGTAAACGTCTGGAAACTGCGATCGGTTCAAGACTTTATCCATTCCTTTCAAGTTCAGTGTCCAAGCGCAAACGCGGTTTAAAAACATTCTTGCAAGTGGCAACGGTCTTTTTCTTCGTGTTGGCCCTGGCACGCCCACAAATGGGGCAAAGCAAACAGGAAGTGAAGAGTGAAGGCGTTGAACTTATTTTCGCCGTCGACGTCTCTGACAGTATGATGGCCGAAGACGTGAAGCCTTCGCGCTTGGCGCAGGCAAAAGCCGAACTGAGCCGTTTGGTAGACATGATGCCGGGAAATAAGATCGGTATTTTGGCCTTCGCCGGATCAGCGGCCTTGTTGTCACCCATCACCAACGATCCTGGTGCTATTAAAATGTACTTGGATTCCTTGGATACAAATTCAGTGTCCACTCAGGGCACTAATTTCCAAGCCGCTCTTGATACTGCCAAAGAAGCGTTCGAACGCGGGGGCGTGAGCACGGACGACACTTTGAAGGTTACGCGTGTAATTTTGATTGCCTCTGATGGGGAAGATCATGAACCAGGAGCTTTGGAAGCTGCCAAGAAGCTGGCAAGTGAAGGTGTTCGCATTTTCACTGTGGCCTATGGAACTGAAAAAGGCGGAGCGATTCCAGAGCGTGACGGAATGGGATTCCTTAAGGGATACAAAAAGGATCGCGGCGGAGAAACGGTCATCACGACAGTGAAAGGCGATGCCCTAAGAGCTCTGGCTGAGGCCGGCAAAGGCAGTTTCTATTTCGCCACTTTTGGGGGCGAACAAACGAAGCACTTGGTTGAAGATGTGAATAAGCTTGAAAAAACTCAGTTCGACACCACAATGGCCGTTGCTTATGAAGAACGCTTTCAGTTTTTCTTATTGTTGGGAATCATCTTGGCTTTGATTGAACTAGTCATGGGCGAACGCCGCAGTTCATTCAAATTCTGGAAGGGCCGCTACGAGGTACCAAACGCATGA
- a CDS encoding BatD family protein: MIKIGSSIGSSLFALVFCFAFMHQSTALAATSVQSTVDRNEMGLGDSFTLSVTVVSNDDVDVQDPRVPSLEDFDLLNNWSSTAVAQKLVQTSKGMQFETQRRKEFHYMLSPKRAGTLSVSSFEVVVNGKVYRTQPIVINVGSQGGGSGGGGRGVPKSPKAPSTGPRMPHGFDDQFENMDNAEEEIFNQLLQQRQRLMQQMQQQGGGNFPDPNNFGSVGTGGMAHPAFRSLPTNPNEAFFISVELDKTEVYEGEQVTVNWYVYTRGQMETLDRLKFPDLRGFWKEIIEEVPAIQFSEEIVNGVPWKKALLASHALFPIKAGTAVVDEYKIKSRVRLLSQGQGWGYSGKPYEYTKSSARVEIKVKPLPLEGRPSDFSGAVGQFELHDSVENTTVPVNQPFSLKVRFEGAGNAKLIDLPALNLPSALEQYDSKSEAKFFKNGRSFKEFEVLLIPRQEGELTIPAMSVSMFDPQGSKYYTRKTQPITLKIVNNPNAPVGSSQRMADGGKPSATAPVVTNRLPDVIMAWQPSTQASVMYRPWVWVFIFAGVIASLLWKAQREFGWGRRQRTLKELVQKRYKALDSALAKNEVRKVGAEMTNIFYLVMGNVSGEGGASLKINDLLEMIPPSLRREHGDEITKTFEIFQTMSFAPEEMLGGLKDPATMKGNVERAKKVISEMISSVDEKQS; encoded by the coding sequence GTGATAAAGATTGGTAGTTCGATTGGGAGCTCTTTGTTTGCGCTTGTATTCTGTTTTGCATTTATGCACCAGTCGACGGCGCTGGCGGCGACCTCTGTGCAATCCACAGTGGATCGCAACGAAATGGGCTTGGGTGACAGTTTCACTTTGTCGGTTACGGTCGTATCGAATGACGACGTTGATGTCCAAGATCCCCGGGTTCCGTCTTTGGAAGATTTTGATCTTCTCAATAACTGGAGTTCAACTGCAGTAGCTCAGAAACTGGTGCAAACCAGCAAGGGGATGCAATTTGAAACTCAAAGACGCAAAGAGTTTCACTATATGCTCAGCCCAAAACGAGCAGGGACTTTAAGCGTTTCTTCTTTTGAAGTGGTAGTGAACGGAAAAGTTTATCGCACTCAGCCGATTGTCATTAATGTTGGTAGTCAGGGCGGTGGAAGTGGCGGTGGCGGACGCGGTGTTCCCAAATCACCAAAGGCCCCAAGTACGGGGCCGCGCATGCCGCATGGCTTTGATGATCAGTTTGAAAATATGGATAACGCCGAAGAGGAAATCTTCAATCAGCTTCTTCAGCAGCGCCAGCGTTTGATGCAGCAAATGCAGCAGCAGGGCGGTGGAAATTTCCCTGATCCAAATAATTTTGGCAGTGTAGGCACTGGCGGAATGGCCCATCCGGCGTTTAGAAGTTTACCAACCAACCCGAACGAAGCTTTCTTTATCAGTGTTGAACTTGATAAAACCGAAGTGTATGAGGGCGAACAAGTTACTGTGAATTGGTATGTTTATACTCGTGGGCAAATGGAAACTTTGGATCGGTTGAAATTCCCGGATCTTCGTGGTTTCTGGAAAGAGATCATTGAAGAAGTTCCGGCAATCCAGTTCTCTGAAGAGATTGTGAACGGGGTTCCCTGGAAGAAGGCACTTCTTGCGTCTCACGCTTTGTTCCCAATCAAAGCGGGGACAGCGGTCGTTGATGAATACAAAATCAAATCCCGTGTGCGCTTGCTGTCGCAAGGACAAGGCTGGGGTTACTCTGGTAAACCTTACGAATACACGAAAAGTTCAGCGCGAGTTGAGATCAAGGTAAAACCTCTTCCTTTGGAAGGCCGTCCTTCTGATTTCAGTGGTGCAGTCGGACAGTTTGAATTGCATGACTCGGTGGAAAATACTACCGTGCCAGTCAATCAGCCCTTTAGTTTGAAGGTACGTTTTGAAGGAGCGGGGAATGCAAAACTGATTGATTTGCCAGCTTTGAATTTGCCATCGGCTTTGGAACAGTATGACTCTAAATCAGAAGCAAAGTTCTTTAAAAATGGACGAAGCTTTAAAGAATTTGAAGTGTTGTTGATTCCCCGACAAGAGGGGGAACTGACTATTCCGGCTATGAGTGTGAGCATGTTTGATCCGCAAGGATCTAAATACTACACACGCAAAACTCAACCAATCACTTTGAAGATCGTAAACAACCCAAATGCTCCGGTAGGTTCTTCACAAAGAATGGCCGACGGCGGTAAACCTTCAGCAACGGCTCCGGTCGTCACGAACCGACTTCCAGATGTGATCATGGCATGGCAGCCGTCGACACAAGCCAGCGTCATGTACCGGCCTTGGGTGTGGGTCTTTATCTTTGCAGGGGTTATCGCAAGTTTGTTGTGGAAGGCTCAGCGTGAATTTGGTTGGGGAAGACGTCAGCGCACATTGAAAGAACTTGTGCAAAAACGTTATAAAGCCCTTGATTCAGCTTTGGCCAAAAACGAAGTGCGTAAGGTTGGCGCTGAAATGACGAATATCTTCTATTTGGTCATGGGCAATGTTTCAGGGGAGGGTGGTGCTTCTTTGAAGATCAACGATCTTCTGGAGATGATCCCACCAAGTTTGCGCCGGGAACACGGCGATGAGATCACGAAAACTTTTGAGATCTTCCAGACCATGAGCTTTGCCCCGGAAGAAATGCTGGGTGGATTAAAAGATCCGGCAACGATGAAAGGGAATGTGGAGCGAGCTAAAAAAGTTATTTCTGAAATGATCAGCTCGGTGGATGAAAAGCAAAGCTAA
- a CDS encoding DUF1844 domain-containing protein yields MQQEKMEASMSILIMSIASSAVMAMGLSPDPQTGQTSKDKQMARFNIDLLLVLQQKTKGNLTNDEAQFLENLISDLQIKYVSI; encoded by the coding sequence ATGCAGCAAGAAAAAATGGAAGCTTCAATGTCGATCTTGATCATGTCTATCGCTTCTTCGGCAGTGATGGCCATGGGCTTGTCTCCAGATCCGCAAACGGGTCAGACCAGCAAAGATAAACAGATGGCTCGCTTCAATATCGATTTACTTTTGGTTCTTCAACAAAAGACCAAGGGGAATTTGACGAATGATGAAGCACAGTTTTTAGAAAATTTAATTAGTGATTTGCAAATCAAATACGTATCCATTTAG
- a CDS encoding M48 family metalloprotease, translating to MQSTSTKVWVFILSSSLALLVVGYQLGERLGLMIGFSLAVLLNFMVFFYGESRVLVKLNAKRLKGQDAWGLLDMVENLSAQLGVPVPSVYLIPNSSANAFAVGHSWKKGALGFTHGLLHTLDQDELEAVVAHQLCHIRRLDTFAFGVSSTLANSVVGLGQFLDSFLPYRLKFFMPLLSPVGWLIIKLVVGEKSFFENDLMASQLMGDRVRLGETLWRLEGMAQTKPLMIPACTSHLFMVNPEGFKQRNLFLKSHPPIEVRLQKLMGYYPI from the coding sequence ATGCAGAGTACGAGTACTAAGGTCTGGGTTTTTATTCTTTCGAGTTCTTTGGCGCTTTTGGTCGTTGGGTATCAACTTGGAGAGCGTCTTGGGTTGATGATTGGGTTCTCGTTGGCTGTGCTTTTGAACTTTATGGTTTTCTTCTATGGGGAAAGTCGGGTTCTGGTTAAGTTGAATGCGAAACGTCTTAAAGGTCAGGATGCTTGGGGTCTTTTGGATATGGTTGAGAATCTTTCGGCTCAACTGGGTGTCCCCGTTCCTTCTGTTTATTTGATTCCTAATTCTTCTGCGAATGCTTTTGCGGTGGGACACTCTTGGAAAAAAGGGGCCTTGGGATTTACTCATGGGCTTTTGCACACTTTGGATCAAGATGAGCTTGAGGCTGTCGTGGCCCATCAGCTTTGCCATATTCGTCGTTTAGATACTTTTGCCTTTGGAGTCAGCTCGACTCTTGCCAATTCGGTTGTGGGTTTGGGCCAATTCTTGGATTCATTCCTGCCCTATCGTTTGAAATTCTTTATGCCGCTGCTGTCCCCTGTTGGCTGGTTGATTATCAAGTTGGTTGTTGGAGAAAAATCCTTCTTTGAAAATGATTTGATGGCTTCTCAACTAATGGGCGATCGCGTCCGTTTGGGTGAAACTTTGTGGCGTCTTGAAGGAATGGCCCAGACCAAGCCTTTGATGATTCCAGCCTGTACAAGCCACTTATTTATGGTGAATCCAGAAGGTTTCAAACAGCGAAATCTATTTTTGAAATCACATCCTCCTATTGAGGTTCGTTTACAAAAGCTTATGGGGTACTACCCAATCTAG